The genomic region TAGAGTGGTTGTTTGCAAATATAACCGTCTAAATAAATTTCATTTGGATTCTTACTTCTTTCTGTACAAGGAGTAACATTACGAGCAAAAACAGTTAATATTAATTTATTTTTCCCATCCACAATTTTATTATAAGATCTCAATTGACCTTCCAACATTATCTCTGTTCCAATGGAAAAATCTATTCCAACCATTATTCTTTCTGATATAGTTACACTCAAAACATCTTTCGAATCACTTAAACGCATAACCTCTATGTCAAAATTATAAAATCCTTCTCCAAACATTTCGTGACTAAATTTAGGTTCATCTACTACCTTTCCTTCGAGCCATATCCTATTATTAACTAGGTTTATATCCATAATACACCTCTCCACATTAGTTTTTGTTCTCTAATATGTATATTAGATAGGATTTTTTTTATTACCTTGATTGTATACAATACATTATAAAATTCATTAACATATCTTTCAATATTTTAATTTTATTAACATTTAAGTAATATTTTTCAATTGTTTCTGGACACCCATATTATCTATCTCATAATTTTCTCTATATAAAAGTTCAGATAATGTAACAAATTCATATCCCTGATCTTTAAACTCCTTTAATATCCGCTCTAAATTCTCTGGTGTATTTTTAGCATTAGTATGAAACAGTGCAATTGATCCAGCTTGGAGTTTATTTTTTACACGTTGATATTCACTCTCCAATCCATCTTCTTTCCAGTCAATAGAATCAACATCCCATTGAATTGGAATATATCCTAAACTCTTAACTATCTCAACAGAATTTTGATTATACTCTCCCTTAGGAAATCTAAATAATTTGCTTCTCTTGTTTGTAATTTCATAAATTTTACTATCAGTTATCTCAAGTTCTCTAACTATTCTATCTCTATCTATGTTTGTAAAATCTGGATGTATATTACTATGATTTGCTACCTCATGCCCTCTCTTATTCATCTCTTTAACAAGATCAACATTCTCTTTGCTATAATCAATCCATTTTCCAATCAAGAAAAACGATGCCTTAGAATCATATTTATCTAATATATCTAATATTTGCATCGTATAATCCTTCCCCCAATTCACATCAAAAGTTATAGCAACTTTCTTTTCCTCCGTATCAACCCTATATATTGGTAATGATTTTTGACTGCTAAATGTAAGTACCGTTGGATTATAAAAATACACATATGTAACTATTACTGATAAGAATAACATAAAAGCTGTTCCAATAAATGAATATTTAACCTTCTTTTTATTTTTAATTTTATTACCCAATTTTTTCCTCCTAATTAATTATTTTATGTAAAATATATGCTAATTTAGTTTTTAATATTAAAAATTTAAAAAAACAAAAATATTTTTATTTGTATTATTTAGCTTTTAAGATTAGAATAACTATATATGATTAATGAGGTGAATTGATTTATGCTGAAAGATATCATAGAACTTGCAGATAATAAACTTTTGATTTTATATATAATAAAAAAATTAAAACACCCTTGCTCAAATGACTGTATAACAGATATCATACTGAGTAATAATTTTTTAAATTATTTTTTGCTCCAGCAATATTTAATTGAATTAGTCGAAAATGAATATTTAATAATTATACATTCAAAAAATGAAGAACTATATAAAATCGCACCCCTTGGAAGAAAAATACTCGAAATGTTTCAAAATAGAATATCTAAGTTTAAAATCGATTGTTTCAAAAATTATATGTCAGCAATCGAAAAGAAAAATCAAATCATTTCATCAGAGGTAAATATCAAATCCAATAACCTGGAAGTCACATTTTTAAAAAATAATAAACCTATATTAAATTTAATTATACCTAATCAATCCAAAGATCAAATTCAACTAATAACCAAAAATTGCAAAGATAATTCTGATCATATTTATAATTTAATTTTATCTGCCATAACTAAACAAAAAAAATGATACTTAGTTAAGCTAAAAAGATTCGCTTATTCTAAGTATCATTTTTTTAATACCCATATATTCTAGATGGATCTTCACCAATCCTTATAGTTTCCTTCTTACGGGTATACAAATCATATTTAATTAAAAGTTCTTTATCTCCTAACACAACATATAAAAATCTCCCATTCTTATAAATTCCTCTCGGATTTCCATTTACATATATCCTACCGATCTCTCGCAATTCTAACAAATCTATTATGCTTACACAATTTCCTAAATAATTTGATACAAAAACGGATTTCGATTCATAATCAATATACATATCTACAGGTGTATTTAATTTTATACTCTTATAATTTTGACCTGTATCAAAATCATAAATACTAAAAGTTCCATTAATTTCATCACCAAAGTTACTCTCACACACAAAGATATATTTACTATCCTTATAAAATTTTGAATTCATTGGAAAGTTTCCCGTCCTAATATTTTTTATAACATCGTTAATCTTATAATCAATCATATTTATTTGATCACTCTTGGAACTTGTAACACAGATCACTTCATATTTATTGTTTATCTCCATACTTTGTGGATAATTTCCACATTCAATCTGATAACACAAGCATTTGTTTGTCATATCATAGACCACAAGACAATTTGTATCACTACATATTAAATAAATAAAATCATCTATAATCTTTAAGTCATTCGTAAACATTCCAATTTCCCAAGATTTAATTCCCCATGTATTTATGTTAATCTCATAAAAATTGTAACTATTATTTCCTGCAATATAAATTTTATCATCTAAAA from Candidatus Arthromitus sp. SFB-mouse-Japan harbors:
- a CDS encoding DUF4364 family protein translates to MLKDIIELADNKLLILYIIKKLKHPCSNDCITDIILSNNFLNYFLLQQYLIELVENEYLIIIHSKNEELYKIAPLGRKILEMFQNRISKFKIDCFKNYMSAIEKKNQIISSEVNIKSNNLEVTFLKNNKPILNLIIPNQSKDQIQLITKNCKDNSDHIYNLILSAITKQKK
- a CDS encoding single-stranded DNA-binding protein translates to MDINLVNNRIWLEGKVVDEPKFSHEMFGEGFYNFDIEVMRLSDSKDVLSVTISERIMVGIDFSIGTEIMLEGQLRSYNKIVDGKNKLILTVFARNVTPCTERSKNPNEIYLDGYICKQPLYRTTPFGREIADVLLAVNRAYNKSDYIPTIAWGRNSRFCKNLQVGDNIRVWGRLQSREYQKKISETEKVTKVAYEVSVSKMEKVDKDNRVVDSSEDVG
- a CDS encoding polysaccharide deacetylase family protein, whose translation is MGNKIKNKKKVKYSFIGTAFMLFLSVIVTYVYFYNPTVLTFSSQKSLPIYRVDTEEKKVAITFDVNWGKDYTMQILDILDKYDSKASFFLIGKWIDYSKENVDLVKEMNKRGHEVANHSNIHPDFTNIDRDRIVRELEITDSKIYEITNKRSKLFRFPKGEYNQNSVEIVKSLGYIPIQWDVDSIDWKEDGLESEYQRVKNKLQAGSIALFHTNAKNTPENLERILKEFKDQGYEFVTLSELLYRENYEIDNMGVQKQLKNIT
- a CDS encoding YncE family protein, giving the protein MNDLYICNGLSNYISKINLTDSIHQKIHLEDENKIIGIHGIDFLDDKIYIAGNNSYNFYEININTWGIKSWEIGMFTNDLKIIDDFIYLICSDTNCLVVYDMTNKCLCYQIECGNYPQSMEINNKYEVICVTSSKSDQINMIDYKINDVIKNIRTGNFPMNSKFYKDSKYIFVCESNFGDEINGTFSIYDFDTGQNYKSIKLNTPVDMYIDYESKSVFVSNYLGNCVSIIDLLELREIGRIYVNGNPRGIYKNGRFLYVVLGDKELLIKYDLYTRKKETIRIGEDPSRIYGY